In one Diceros bicornis minor isolate mBicDic1 chromosome 2, mDicBic1.mat.cur, whole genome shotgun sequence genomic region, the following are encoded:
- the KCTD6 gene encoding BTB/POZ domain-containing protein KCTD6, whose product MDNGDWGYMMTDPVTLNVGGHLYTTSLTTLTRYPDSMLGAMFGGDFPTARDPQGNYFIDRDGPLFRYVLNFLRTSELTLPLDFKEFDLLRKEADFYQIEPLIQCLNDPKPLYPMDTFEEVVELSSTRKLSKYSNPVAVIITQLTITTKVHSLLEGISNYFTKWNKHMMDTRDCQVSFTFGPCDYHQEVSLRVHLMEYITKQGFTIRNTRVHHMSERANENTVEHNWTFCRLARKTDD is encoded by the exons ATGGATAATGGAGACTGGGGCTATATG ATGACTGATCCAGTCACGTTAAATGTAGGTGGACACTTGTACACAACGTCTCTCACCACGTTGACGCGATACCCGGATTCCATGCTTGGAGCCATGTTTGGGGGGGACTTCCCCACAGCTCGAGACCCTCAAGGCAATTACTTCATTGATCGAGATGGACCACTTTTCCGATATGTCCTCAACTTCTTAAGAACTTCAGAGTTGACCTTACCCCTGGATTTTAAGGAATTTGATCTGCTTCGGAAAGAAGCAGATTTTTATCAGATTGAGCCCTTGATTCAGTGTCTCAATGACCCTAAGCCTTTGTATCCTATGGATACTTTTGAAGAAGTTGTGGAGTTATCTAGTACTCGGAAGCTTTCTAAGTACTCCAATCCAGTAGCTGTCATCATAACCCAACTAACCATCACCACCAAGGTCCATTCCTTACTAGAAGGTATCTCAAACTATTTTACGAAGTGGAATAAGCACATGATGGATACCAGAGATTGCCAGGTTTCCTTTACTTTTGGACCCTGTGATTATCACCAGGAAGTCTCTCTCCGGGTCCATCTGATGGAGTACATTACAAAACAAGGTTTCACGATCCGCAACACCCGGGTGCATCACATGAGTGAGCGGGCCAATGAGAACACGGTGGAGCACAACTGGACTTTCTGTAGGCTGGCTCGGAAGACGGATGACTGA